A window from Nitrospirota bacterium encodes these proteins:
- a CDS encoding peptidoglycan DD-metalloendopeptidase family protein: protein MERKIIGLFLTAFLLFSPEWVFSESLSQKKNELEKLQRELLEKRKIEKKNKKLENSILSEFENIDKKWSNGKKELRHYERNIKNKDQEINSLNQQIENLKKRIEEKKIIINARLRRIYKEDKMGDLLILTTGKNYQDFTTRVHAMVGISKRDVTALNEYEDGMRLLKEKEGQVEGKRKELVEIKKEAAGKIELLENEKINKKLLLAKVRTEKELTRQAIRELEESTLKVQELMRKLELNPSNRSGFFAEKGRLPWPNRGEVVGNFGRNKHPKFDFYVMKKGWEIKPTEEDYIRAIYDGVVVYADWFKGYGLLMIIDHGEGYYSLYAHASKLMVGVGDKVKQNHVIGEIGETGYSMDRNLYFEIRQGEKAVDPSLWLTRKK, encoded by the coding sequence ATGGAACGAAAAATAATAGGCCTCTTTTTAACCGCTTTCCTGTTATTTTCCCCGGAATGGGTATTTTCCGAATCTCTTTCCCAAAAAAAGAATGAGCTTGAAAAACTACAGCGGGAACTTTTGGAAAAACGAAAAATTGAAAAGAAAAATAAAAAACTGGAAAATTCTATTCTAAGTGAATTTGAAAATATCGATAAGAAATGGAGCAATGGAAAAAAGGAGCTTCGGCATTATGAAAGGAATATCAAAAATAAGGACCAGGAAATCAACTCGCTAAACCAACAGATAGAAAATTTAAAAAAAAGAATTGAAGAAAAAAAGATAATTATTAACGCCAGACTTCGCCGGATTTATAAGGAAGACAAAATGGGAGATTTACTCATTTTGACAACCGGGAAAAATTATCAGGATTTCACGACCCGCGTTCATGCGATGGTCGGCATTTCGAAAAGAGATGTTACCGCTTTAAACGAATACGAAGACGGGATGCGCCTTTTAAAAGAAAAAGAAGGCCAGGTGGAAGGAAAGCGTAAAGAACTGGTTGAGATTAAAAAAGAAGCTGCCGGGAAAATAGAGCTATTGGAAAATGAGAAAATCAATAAAAAATTGCTTCTCGCCAAAGTACGCACCGAAAAAGAGCTGACCCGGCAGGCAATCAGAGAATTGGAAGAATCCACTTTAAAAGTTCAAGAACTTATGAGAAAATTAGAGCTTAATCCTTCGAACCGGTCCGGGTTCTTTGCGGAAAAAGGGAGACTTCCCTGGCCCAATCGGGGAGAGGTCGTAGGGAATTTTGGACGGAATAAACACCCTAAATTTGATTTTTATGTCATGAAAAAAGGGTGGGAAATTAAACCGACAGAAGAAGATTACATCCGGGCGATTTACGATGGTGTCGTGGTTTACGCCGATTGGTTTAAGGGGTATGGTCTGCTGATGATTATCGATCATGGAGAAGGTTACTATTCTTTATATGCCCATGCTTCCAAGCTTATGGTTGGGGTTGGAGACAAAGTTAAACAGAATCACGTCATCGGTGAAATAGGGGAAACGGGTTATTCCATGGACCGGAATTTATATTTCGAGATCAGGCAGGGAGAAAAAGCGGTAGATCCTTCCCTCTGGCTTACCAGAAAAAAATAA